The Bartonella sp. TP genomic sequence AGAAATTACAGACACTTTGGTGCGCTCAGGTAGTTTGGATGTTTTAGTAATAGATTCCGTTGCCGCTTTAACACCAAGGGCAGAAATTGAAGGAGAAATGGGAGATCAGTTACCAGGTTTGCAAGCAAGGTTAATGAGTCAGGCTTTGCGTAAACTTACTGCTTCTATTTCTCGCTCTAAATGCATGGTAATATTTATTAATCAGATGCGCATGAAGATAGGTGTGATGTTTGGCACACCTGATACTACTACTGGCGGCAATGCTTTGAAATTTTACTCTTCTGTTCGTATAGATATACGGCGTATTGGGGCGATAAAGGAGCGTGATGAGGTAATTGGTAATCAAACTAAGGTGAAAGTGGTAAAAAACAAGGTTGCCCCTCCATTTAAGCAAGTTGAATTCGACATATTGTATGGCGAAGGTATTTCTAAAGTTGGTGAATTAGTTGATTTAGGCGTAAAAGCCGGTATAGTAGAAAAATCTGGCGCTTGGTTTTCTTATAATTCGCAGCGTTTAGGACAAGGAAGAGAAAAGGCAAAGCAGTTTTTGCGTGAAAATCCTGTTATTGCTGATGAAATAGAAACTTCTTTACGGCGCAACGCAGGATTGATTGCTGATATCATCGCCGTACCAGCAGAGCCTGAATTTTTAGAAGAGCCACTTATAGAAGAATAGATTATGAAAACCGTAAATAATATAAGAGATAGCTTTTTTGGTTTTTTTCAACAAAATGGGCATAAGATTGTGCCTTCTAG encodes the following:
- the recA gene encoding recombinase RecA: MEKVKALEAALSQIERAFGKGSIMRLEAGAKLDEIEAISSGSLSLDIALGIGGFPRGRVIEIFGPESSGKTTLALQTIAQAQKNGGCCAFIDAEHALDPVYARKLGVQLDNLYISQPDTGEQALEITDTLVRSGSLDVLVIDSVAALTPRAEIEGEMGDQLPGLQARLMSQALRKLTASISRSKCMVIFINQMRMKIGVMFGTPDTTTGGNALKFYSSVRIDIRRIGAIKERDEVIGNQTKVKVVKNKVAPPFKQVEFDILYGEGISKVGELVDLGVKAGIVEKSGAWFSYNSQRLGQGREKAKQFLRENPVIADEIETSLRRNAGLIADIIAVPAEPEFLEEPLIEE